In the Brassica napus cultivar Da-Ae chromosome A7, Da-Ae, whole genome shotgun sequence genome, one interval contains:
- the LOC106353381 gene encoding 60S ribosomal protein L7-1 gives MAEEEAKVVAVEEPKVMAVEEEAKGLDYIPEVILKKRKNRDELAFIRKKQLELGNFGKKKKKVADIKRPEDFVLEFRAKEIDLIRMKQRVKRPRATPPPVKSNLVFIIRIQGKNDMHTKTKKVLNSMQLRSTFTGVFAKATDGLFQKLLKVQPYVTYGYPNGKSVKDLIFKKGYTIIEGNPVPLTDNNIIEQALGEHGIFCIEDIVNEIARVGDHFREVMRFLGPLKLNKPEAGVLHGKKQVFSDGGDTGNREDKINDLIIKMN, from the exons ATggctgaagaagaagctaaggTAGTGGCTGTGGAGGAACCAAAGGTGATGGctgtagaagaagaagctaaGGGATTGGACTACATACCAGAGGTTATACTTaagaagaggaagaacaggGATGAGCTTGCCTTTATCaggaagaagcaacttgagttGGGTAATTTcggcaagaagaagaagaaagttgcTGATATCAAACGACCTGAAGACTTTGTCCTTGAGTTCAGGGCTAAG GAAATAGATCTTATCCGGATGAAGCAAAGGGTGAAGAGGCCAAGGGCAACTCCTCCACCAGTAAAATCCAACCTCGTTTTCATCATACGCATTCAAGG TAAGAACGATATGCACACAAAGACCAAGAAGGTTCTTAACAGTATGCAACTAAGGAGCACTTTCACTGGTGTATTTGCCAAAGCAACTGATGGTTTGTTTCAAAAGCTTCTCAAAGTGCAGCCTTACGTCACTTATGG GTACCCTAATGGTAAGAGCGTTAAGGACCTCATTTTCAAAAAGGGATACACAATAATAGAAGGCAATCCTGTTCCCCTTACCGACAACAACATTATCGAACAG GCTCTAGGAGAACATGGTATCTTTTGCATAGAAGACATTGTGAATGAGATAGCAAGAGTTGGTGATCATTTCAGAGAGGTTATGAGGTTCTTGGGACCCTTGAAACTCAACAAGCCAGAGGCTGGTGTCTTGCACGGGAAGAAACAAGTTTTCAGCGATGGAGGAGATACTGGAAACCGTGAAGACAAGATCAATGATCTCATCATCAAAATGAATTAG
- the LOC106353382 gene encoding GTP-binding protein 4-like isoform X1, which produces MLLQAFRNTMKLASSLFPNQWRLLASSPQLYLQSFIFSRASTTKSPTLRQYRNLQTSVSPVVTSSYLPTSYITQKQIETPSSPEKKGPPVQESLGAFQKLPMVMPSIDLYSSALRKSKRVQPTKGIANIAKRERNRGAKQLDAFMKELALPLKGYMESFPRRRLLHPYERSLIELTLGDGKYEEVLGKVDALRKKVLSVGKEHASLCAKALSKREAEDRLSEGVEKLELVFQQEGRAVDDLLSIAKVLRAMPVVDLEMPTLCLVGAPNVGKSSLVRILSTGKPEICNYPFTTRGILMGHVILNYQRFQVTDTPGLLRRCDEDRNNLEKLTLAVLTHLPTAVLYVHDLTGECGTSPSDQFQIYKEIKERFKDYQWIDVVSKCDLLGGGSPVMYAKEDRSNDEEEIIKYRVTGPDEAFHVSVKTEQGLSELKSKVKEVLSNEMEKIKSGVVGVDPSVASS; this is translated from the exons ATGCTTCTACAAGCTTTCAGAAACACGATGAAATTGGCGTCGAGCTTGTTTCCGAATCAATGGCGACTCTTAGCATCATCACCACAGCTTTATCTACAATCTTTCATCTTCTCGAGAG CCTCCACTACAAAGTCTCCAACTTTGCGTCAATATCGGAACCTTCAGACATCTGTTTCTCCAGTCGTGACTTCAAGCTACTTGCCCACTTCCTACATCACTCAGAAGCAGATTGAAACCCCTTCCTCCCCG GAAAAGAAAGGGCCTCCAGTGCAGGAAAGTTTGGGGGCTTTTCAGAAACTCCCCATGGTGATGCCATCAATTGATTTGTACTCTTCTGCTCTCAGGAAGTCCAAAAGAGTTCAACCAACTAAAG GCATAGCTAATATagcaaagagagaaagaaatagAGGTGCGAAACAGCTTGATGCATTCATGAAA GAACTGGCTTTACCATTGAAAGGATACATGGAGAGTTTTCCGAGGAGGAGACTGTTGCATCCTTATGAGCGGTCTCTGATTGAGTTGACACTTGGTGATGGAAAATACGAGGAG GTGTTAGGAAAGGTTGATGCTTTGAGGAAGAAGGTGTTGTCTGTTGGAAAGGAACATGCTTCTCTCTGTGCTAAG GCATTATCAAAGCGAGAAGCAGAGGATCGGTTGAGCGAAGGTGTGGAGAAGCTTGAATTGGTTTTCCAGCAAGAAGGAAGAGCTGTTGATGATTTGTTAAGCATAGCAAag GTTTTGAGAGCTATGCCAGTTGTTGACTTGGAAATGCCAACTCTTTGCCTTGTCGGAGCACCAAACGTTGGAAAATCATCGTTGGTCCGCATTCTTTCAACAGGGAAGCCTGAG ATTTGCAATTATCCTTTCACCACCAGAGGGATTCTGATGGGCCATGTCATTTTGAACTACCAACGGTTTCAG GTGACAGACACTCCTGGACTTCTAAGGAGATGTGACG AGGATAG GAATAATCTAGAGAAGCTAACTCTTGCTGTACTCACTCATCTTCCAACCGCGGTTCTATATGTTCATGATCTTACTGGAGAGTGTGGGACTTCACCTTCTGATCAG TTTCAgatttataaagaaataaaagaaaggtTTAAGGATTACCAGTGGATTGATGTTGTGTCCAAATGCGACCTGCTTGGAGGCGGTTCTCCAGTGATGTATGCCAAAGAAGATAGAAgcaatgatgaagaagaaatcaTTAAGTACAGGGTAACAGGGCCTGATGAAGCATTTCATGTCTCAGTGAAAACAGAACAAGGTCTCAGTGAG CTAAAGAGCAAAGTAAAGGAAGTGCTGAGTAATGAGATGGAGAAGATCAAAAGTGGAGTGGTGGGAGTTGATCCAAGTGTTGCTAGTTCTTAG
- the LOC106353382 gene encoding GTP-binding protein 4-like isoform X2: MLLQAFRNTMKLASSLFPNQWRLLASSPQLYLQSFIFSSASTTKSPTLRQYRNLQTSVSPVVTSSYLPTSYITQKQIETPSSPEKKGPPVQESLGAFQKLPMVMPSIDLYSSALRKSKRVQPTKGIANIAKRERNRGAKQLDAFMKELALPLKGYMESFPRRRLLHPYERSLIELTLGDGKYEEVLGKVDALRKKVLSVGKEHASLCAKALSKREAEDRLSEGVEKLELVFQQEGRAVDDLLSIAKVLRAMPVVDLEMPTLCLVGAPNVGKSSLVRILSTGKPEICNYPFTTRGILMGHVILNYQRFQVTDTPGLLRRCDEDRNNLEKLTLAVLTHLPTAVLYVHDLTGECGTSPSDQFQIYKEIKERFKDYQWIDVVSKCDLLGGGSPVMYAKEDRSNDEEEIIKYRVTGPDEAFHVSVKTEQGLSELKSKVKEVLSNEMEKIKSGVVGVDPSVASS, translated from the exons ATGCTTCTACAAGCTTTCAGAAACACGATGAAATTGGCGTCGAGCTTGTTTCCGAATCAATGGCGACTCTTAGCATCATCACCACAGCTTTATCTACAATCTTTCATCTTCTCG TCAGCCTCCACTACAAAGTCTCCAACTTTGCGTCAATATCGGAACCTTCAGACATCTGTTTCTCCAGTCGTGACTTCAAGCTACTTGCCCACTTCCTACATCACTCAGAAGCAGATTGAAACCCCTTCCTCCCCG GAAAAGAAAGGGCCTCCAGTGCAGGAAAGTTTGGGGGCTTTTCAGAAACTCCCCATGGTGATGCCATCAATTGATTTGTACTCTTCTGCTCTCAGGAAGTCCAAAAGAGTTCAACCAACTAAAG GCATAGCTAATATagcaaagagagaaagaaatagAGGTGCGAAACAGCTTGATGCATTCATGAAA GAACTGGCTTTACCATTGAAAGGATACATGGAGAGTTTTCCGAGGAGGAGACTGTTGCATCCTTATGAGCGGTCTCTGATTGAGTTGACACTTGGTGATGGAAAATACGAGGAG GTGTTAGGAAAGGTTGATGCTTTGAGGAAGAAGGTGTTGTCTGTTGGAAAGGAACATGCTTCTCTCTGTGCTAAG GCATTATCAAAGCGAGAAGCAGAGGATCGGTTGAGCGAAGGTGTGGAGAAGCTTGAATTGGTTTTCCAGCAAGAAGGAAGAGCTGTTGATGATTTGTTAAGCATAGCAAag GTTTTGAGAGCTATGCCAGTTGTTGACTTGGAAATGCCAACTCTTTGCCTTGTCGGAGCACCAAACGTTGGAAAATCATCGTTGGTCCGCATTCTTTCAACAGGGAAGCCTGAG ATTTGCAATTATCCTTTCACCACCAGAGGGATTCTGATGGGCCATGTCATTTTGAACTACCAACGGTTTCAG GTGACAGACACTCCTGGACTTCTAAGGAGATGTGACG AGGATAG GAATAATCTAGAGAAGCTAACTCTTGCTGTACTCACTCATCTTCCAACCGCGGTTCTATATGTTCATGATCTTACTGGAGAGTGTGGGACTTCACCTTCTGATCAG TTTCAgatttataaagaaataaaagaaaggtTTAAGGATTACCAGTGGATTGATGTTGTGTCCAAATGCGACCTGCTTGGAGGCGGTTCTCCAGTGATGTATGCCAAAGAAGATAGAAgcaatgatgaagaagaaatcaTTAAGTACAGGGTAACAGGGCCTGATGAAGCATTTCATGTCTCAGTGAAAACAGAACAAGGTCTCAGTGAG CTAAAGAGCAAAGTAAAGGAAGTGCTGAGTAATGAGATGGAGAAGATCAAAAGTGGAGTGGTGGGAGTTGATCCAAGTGTTGCTAGTTCTTAG
- the LOC106353383 gene encoding factor of DNA methylation 5, which produces MDNSSESESEVSESEIADYSEKPYKQLRDGELKVKLKVDTFKCPFCSGKKKQHYKYKELLAHATGVSKGSAARNCKQKANHLALSKYLKNELAGDAEPPRLQLTVYSANQSQAVVSDMYVWPWMGIVISPLRGNDDKSLLLDSAYWLKKLARFNPLEVKTIWVEEDSAVAVVPRFNGGMDGFTSVTELEKEYEVKRCGKKDWSYKTGDWRFKTYGWCARGDDYNCQGSIAEYLSTVGKLRSFSDISKEEMQKSSIVVDDLADKIAKKNEDYNQVQYKYNEQIISLQRVLRQKEELDQTYKEETKRMQEISQRNVYRILQEKEMLSKKLEYRMKDLDAWSKELDKKQALTELERQKLEEEKKKNDAVNSSLQLASLEQKRTDDRVLTLVEEHKRKKDEALNKIRQLEEELNNKQKLQMEIQELKGKLKVMKHREDEDDEDVKKKMKKMNEELEEKCSELQDLEDTNSALMIKERESNDEIQEARQELIGGLSGLLSDRTNIRIKRLGELDEKPFLKACKKRFKGEEAEVQYAILCSKWQETLKDSGWYPFKRVGTEDKMKEVVDEEDEQLKSLREEWGEEVLEAVKTALEELNEHNPSGRYSVPALWNFKEKRKATLKEVIEYMTLQIKNLKNLKRKRKG; this is translated from the exons ATGGATAACAGTTCTGAGTCTGAGTCAGAGGTCAGCGAGTCCGAGATTGCTGACTACTCTGAGAAGCCTTACAAGCAACTGAGAGACGGAGAGCTGAAGGTTAAGCTAAAGGTAGACACTTTCAAGTGCCCTTTTTGCTCCGGTAAGAAGAAGCAGCACTACAAGTACAAGGAGCTCCTCGCTCACGCCACTGGTGTCTCCAAAGGATCCGCCGCTAGAAACTGTAAGCAGAAAGCTAATCACTTGGCCTTGTCGAAGTACCTCAAGAACGAGCTTGCTGGCGACGCTGAGCCCCCGCGGCTTCAGCTTACAGTGTACTCTGCCAACCAGAGCCAAGCTGTTGTGAGTGACATGTATGTCTggccttggatggggattgtcaTCAGCCCTTTGAGGGGAAACGATGACAAGAGTCTGCTTCTTGATTCGGCGTATTGGTTGAAGAAGCTTGCGAGGTTTAACCCTCTTGAGGTGAAGACCATTTGGGTTGAGGAGGATTCTGCAGTTGCTGTGGTTCCTAGGTTCAACGGTGGTATGGATGGGTTCACGAGTGTTACGGAGCTTGAGAAGGAGTACGAGGTGAAGCGGTGCGGGAAGAAGGACTGGAGTTATAAGACAGGAGACTGGAGGTTCAAGACTTATGGGTGGTGCGCGCGTGGGGATGATTACAACTGCCAAGGGTCGATAGCTGAGTACCTGTCGACGGTGGGGAAGCTGAGAAGCTTCTCTGATATCTCCAAGGAGGAAATGCAGAAATCGAGTATCGTTGTGGATGATCTAGCTGATAAAATTGCTAAGAAGAATGAGGATTATAACCAGGTCCAGTACAAGTACAACGAGCAGATCATCTCTCTGCAGAGGGTTCTCAGGCAGAAAGAGGAGCTGGACCAAACTTATAAAGAAG AAACAAAAAGGATGCAGGAGATTTCGCAGCGCAATGTCTACAGGATCttacaagagaaagagatgcTGAGCAAGAAACTGGAGTATAGGATGAAGGATTTGGATGCTTGGTCCAAAGAATTGGACAAGAAACAAGCGTTAACTGAACTGGAGAGACAAAAGcttgaggaagagaagaagaag AACGATGCGGTGAACTCCTCTCTTCAGTTAGCTTCACTGGAGCAGAAAAGGACGGATGATCGTGTACTGACACTTGTGGAAGAACACAAG aggaaaaaagacgAGGCATTGAACAAGATCCGTCAGCTAGAGGAGGAGTTGAACAACAAGCAGAAACTTCAGATGGAGATTCAAGAGCTGAAAGGGAAGCTGAAAGTCATGAAGCATagggaagatgaagatgatgaggacgttaagaagaaaatgaaaaagatgaATGAGGAGCTAGAGGAGAAGTGCTCTGAGTTGCAAGATCTGGAGGATACTAACTCGGCCCTCATGATCAAAGAAAGGGAAAGCAATGATGAGATACAAGAAGCACGTCAAGAGTTGATTGGG GGATTGAGTGGATTGTTGAGTGATCGAACCAACATCAGAATAAAGCGGTTGGGGGAACTCGATGAAAAGCCATTCTTGAAAGCATGCAAGAAAAGATTCAAAGGTGAAGAAGCTGAGGTGCAGTACGCCATTCTTTGCTCAAAATGGCAGGAAACCCTCAAGGATTCAGGATGGTATCCATTCAAACGCGTGGGGACTGAAGACAAAATGAAG GAAGTGgtggatgaagaagatgagcAGCTTAAGAGCCTGAGAGAAGAGTGGGGTGAAGAAGTGTTGGAGGCAGTGAAGACAGCACTGGAGGAGCTGAATGAGCATAACCCAAGTGGGAGGTACTCAGTCCCAGCACTGTGGAATtttaaagagaaaagaaaagctaCACTCAAAGAAGTGATCGAATACATGACGCTGCAGATCAAGAATCTCAAGAATCTCAAACGCAAAAGAAAGGGATAA
- the LOC106356898 gene encoding sister chromatid cohesion protein PDS5 homolog D-like isoform X1 gives MASSIVGLTDLARSLIDAGNRLLKPPPSADELLALLNETESLLRDVGQGQPLSMQHALIPSKNALVSSGLLTHPDSEVRVSLASCLTEIVRITAPRAPYGDDQMKEIFRLTVEAFEKLADASSSRSYGKAEFVLDIVSRLNSCLVMLDLECDDLVLQMFRIFLRVIRSDHPSVVPSSMEMIMITVIDETDEVSKDLMDTLLTSVKKENKNVSPMSWSLAEKVLSRCARTLQPYIIKALKSTGTSFDLYSPVVSSICQTVFETPKVHNAVNTKDNEDKLGSKRPAREGTIRISGSDKVRKGHSLKQEVQCEGKDAETDLRIRGKRGRKPNSLMNPEEGYDIDWLSGKIDALKTCSNKKLIRASPSSLGKVAARKTPPALTGSVKRSRVSICESDHDSDSPSSSEEDERKINSSSKKKKKPVFKPKGVNSSGKRSSARSDTKKKKKKSYTDEFGEGLVGQRVNIWWPLDKTFYGGVIMSYCSSKKKHLVLYTDGVTEQLNLIKERWELLEDLTSSASEQDMESDLVKKSGNTSPSAIRSSSRPFVKKDSGKAREAKNLKSLNAETDRREEQEDVDSQSEDEYYNSEKQEQSRNKSAESLKVADREEKEDPRSETESEREGSESKEPKWRETENTGDEAEEVDDDKVRSTRLRETEKDADEDRES, from the exons atGGCTTCTTCCATTGTTGGATTAACCGATCTTGCAAGATCACTCATCGACGCTGGAAACAGACTTCTCAAACCTCCTCCTTCAGCTGACGAGCTTCTTGCTCTTCTCAAC GAAACTGAGTCTCTGCTTAGAGATGTGGGGCAAGGCCAGCCCTTGTCAATGCAACACGCTCTGATCCCATCCAAGAATGCTTTGGTGTCAAGTGGACTCTTGACACATCCTGACTCCGAGGTTAGAGTCTCGCTTGCGTCATGCTTAACCGAGATCGTGAGGATAACTGCTCCTCGAGCTCCTTACGGTGATGATCAAATGAAG GAGATCTTTCGCTTGACGGTTGAAGCTTTTGAGAAGTTAGCTGATGCATCCTCCTCTCGCAGCTATGGGAAAGCTGAGTTTGTTCTTGATATTGTATCAAGGCTCAACTCTTGCTTGGTCATGTTGGACTTGGAGTGTGATGACCTCGTTCTACAAATGTTTCGCATCTTCTTGAGAGTCATAAG atcTGATCATCCTTCGGTGGTGCCTTCTTCGATGGAGATGATAATGATTACAGTTATAGATGAAACCGATGAAGTATCCAAGGATTTGATGGATACTCTATTAACTAGCGTCAAGAAGGAAAACAAG AATGTTTCACCAATGTCTTGGAGTCTTGCGGAGAAGGTTCTTAGTAGATGCGCCCGTACACTTCAACCGTACATCATCAAAGCTTTGAAGTCTACAGGGACCAGCTTTGATTTGTATTCTCCAGTTGTTTCCTCTATATGCCAGACTGTTTTTGAAACTCCTAAAGTCCACAATGCAGTTAACACCAAAGATAATGAG GACAAATTGGGCTCCAAGAGACCTGCGAGGGAAGGAACAATACGAATCAGTGGGAGTGACAAAGTAAGAAAGGGACACAGTTTGAAGCAAGAAGTGCAGTGTGAAGGTAAAGATGCAGAAACAGATTTAAGGATTAGAGGGAAGAGAGGAAGGAAACCCAATTCATTGATGAATCCTGAGGAAGGTTATGATATTGATTGGCTTTCAGGGAAAATAGATGCATTGAAGACATGTTCAAACAAAAAGCTTATTAgagcatcaccatcatcactTGGAAAGGTGGCTGCCAGGAAAACACCTCCGGCTCTGACTGGTTCAGTTAAACGAAGCCGAGTTAGTATTTGTGAGAGTGATCATGATTcagattctccttcttcatcggAAGAAGATGAGAGAAAGATTAACAGTtcaagcaagaagaagaagaagccagtaTTTAAACCTAAGGGTGTGAACTCCAGCGGGAAAAGATCATCAGCTCGCTCAGatactaagaagaagaagaag AAGTCTTATACGGATGAATTTGGGGAGGGTTTGGTCGGTCAGAGAGTTAATATCTGGTGGCCGCTCGACAAGAC TTTTTATGGAGGCGTCATAATGTCTTATTGTAGTAGTAAGAAGAAGCATCTG GTATTATATACTGATGGAGTAACAGAACAGCTTAATCTCATTAAAGAACGCTGGGAGTTACTTGAGGATCTCACTTCTTCTGCCAGTGAG CAGGATATGGAGAGTGATCTAGTCAAGAAAAGCGGAAACACTAGTCCCTCAGCTATAAG ATCCTCCAGTAGACCATTTGTGAAGAAGGATTCCGGGAAAGCAAGAGAAGCAAAGAATCTCAAATCGTTGAATGCCGAAACTGACAGAAGAGAAGAGCAGGAAGATGTGGACAGTCAAAGCGAGGATGAATATTATAATAGTGAGAAGCAAGAACAGTCCAGAAACAAAAGTGCTGAGAGCTTGAAAGTGGCTGAtagagaagagaaggaagatccaAGGTCAGAGACTGAGAGTGAAAGAGAAGGCTCGGAGTCAAAAGAGCCCAAGTGGAGAGAAACAGAGAATACGGGGGACGAAGCAGAAGAGGTTGATGATGATAAAGTGAGAAGCACAAGGTTGCGTGAGACTGAGAAAGACGCTGATGAAGATAGAGAGTCTTGA
- the LOC106356898 gene encoding sister chromatid cohesion protein PDS5 homolog D-like isoform X2 translates to MASSIVGLTDLARSLIDAGNRLLKPPPSADELLALLNETESLLRDVGQGQPLSMQHALIPSKNALVSSGLLTHPDSEVRVSLASCLTEIVRITAPRAPYGDDQMKEIFRLTVEAFEKLADASSSRSYGKAEFVLDIVSRLNSCLVMLDLECDDLVLQMFRIFLRVIRSDHPSVVPSSMEMIMITVIDETDEVSKDLMDTLLTSVKKENKNVSPMSWSLAEKVLSRCARTLQPYIIKALKSTGTSFDLYSPVVSSICQTVFETPKVHNAVNTKDNEDKLGSKRPAREGTIRISGSDKVRKGHSLKQEVQCEGKIDALKTCSNKKLIRASPSSLGKVAARKTPPALTGSVKRSRVSICESDHDSDSPSSSEEDERKINSSSKKKKKPVFKPKGVNSSGKRSSARSDTKKKKKKSYTDEFGEGLVGQRVNIWWPLDKTFYGGVIMSYCSSKKKHLVLYTDGVTEQLNLIKERWELLEDLTSSASEQDMESDLVKKSGNTSPSAIRSSSRPFVKKDSGKAREAKNLKSLNAETDRREEQEDVDSQSEDEYYNSEKQEQSRNKSAESLKVADREEKEDPRSETESEREGSESKEPKWRETENTGDEAEEVDDDKVRSTRLRETEKDADEDRES, encoded by the exons atGGCTTCTTCCATTGTTGGATTAACCGATCTTGCAAGATCACTCATCGACGCTGGAAACAGACTTCTCAAACCTCCTCCTTCAGCTGACGAGCTTCTTGCTCTTCTCAAC GAAACTGAGTCTCTGCTTAGAGATGTGGGGCAAGGCCAGCCCTTGTCAATGCAACACGCTCTGATCCCATCCAAGAATGCTTTGGTGTCAAGTGGACTCTTGACACATCCTGACTCCGAGGTTAGAGTCTCGCTTGCGTCATGCTTAACCGAGATCGTGAGGATAACTGCTCCTCGAGCTCCTTACGGTGATGATCAAATGAAG GAGATCTTTCGCTTGACGGTTGAAGCTTTTGAGAAGTTAGCTGATGCATCCTCCTCTCGCAGCTATGGGAAAGCTGAGTTTGTTCTTGATATTGTATCAAGGCTCAACTCTTGCTTGGTCATGTTGGACTTGGAGTGTGATGACCTCGTTCTACAAATGTTTCGCATCTTCTTGAGAGTCATAAG atcTGATCATCCTTCGGTGGTGCCTTCTTCGATGGAGATGATAATGATTACAGTTATAGATGAAACCGATGAAGTATCCAAGGATTTGATGGATACTCTATTAACTAGCGTCAAGAAGGAAAACAAG AATGTTTCACCAATGTCTTGGAGTCTTGCGGAGAAGGTTCTTAGTAGATGCGCCCGTACACTTCAACCGTACATCATCAAAGCTTTGAAGTCTACAGGGACCAGCTTTGATTTGTATTCTCCAGTTGTTTCCTCTATATGCCAGACTGTTTTTGAAACTCCTAAAGTCCACAATGCAGTTAACACCAAAGATAATGAG GACAAATTGGGCTCCAAGAGACCTGCGAGGGAAGGAACAATACGAATCAGTGGGAGTGACAAAGTAAGAAAGGGACACAGTTTGAAGCAAGAAGTGCAGTGTGAAG GGAAAATAGATGCATTGAAGACATGTTCAAACAAAAAGCTTATTAgagcatcaccatcatcactTGGAAAGGTGGCTGCCAGGAAAACACCTCCGGCTCTGACTGGTTCAGTTAAACGAAGCCGAGTTAGTATTTGTGAGAGTGATCATGATTcagattctccttcttcatcggAAGAAGATGAGAGAAAGATTAACAGTtcaagcaagaagaagaagaagccagtaTTTAAACCTAAGGGTGTGAACTCCAGCGGGAAAAGATCATCAGCTCGCTCAGatactaagaagaagaagaag AAGTCTTATACGGATGAATTTGGGGAGGGTTTGGTCGGTCAGAGAGTTAATATCTGGTGGCCGCTCGACAAGAC TTTTTATGGAGGCGTCATAATGTCTTATTGTAGTAGTAAGAAGAAGCATCTG GTATTATATACTGATGGAGTAACAGAACAGCTTAATCTCATTAAAGAACGCTGGGAGTTACTTGAGGATCTCACTTCTTCTGCCAGTGAG CAGGATATGGAGAGTGATCTAGTCAAGAAAAGCGGAAACACTAGTCCCTCAGCTATAAG ATCCTCCAGTAGACCATTTGTGAAGAAGGATTCCGGGAAAGCAAGAGAAGCAAAGAATCTCAAATCGTTGAATGCCGAAACTGACAGAAGAGAAGAGCAGGAAGATGTGGACAGTCAAAGCGAGGATGAATATTATAATAGTGAGAAGCAAGAACAGTCCAGAAACAAAAGTGCTGAGAGCTTGAAAGTGGCTGAtagagaagagaaggaagatccaAGGTCAGAGACTGAGAGTGAAAGAGAAGGCTCGGAGTCAAAAGAGCCCAAGTGGAGAGAAACAGAGAATACGGGGGACGAAGCAGAAGAGGTTGATGATGATAAAGTGAGAAGCACAAGGTTGCGTGAGACTGAGAAAGACGCTGATGAAGATAGAGAGTCTTGA
- the LOC106355663 gene encoding uncharacterized protein LOC106355663 — translation MGLVQTTDRYGFGDRSIWLINDSPRFSSTVRSMLRLKQDLQPFLHCSVRDGNRALFWYDNWTDLGPLHLLFGSSGPRTLRIPLNATVVQAVRSGHWNLPPARSELAVTLQIILSTLSVPSAVNGGDVYLWRIQSGGFGPSFSSRVTWERFMTSPPLSLPALVDLCQQLQGSHTPRAVAVLKLLNQVIIYSLWRERNARIFKGSSSTQEAFFRVVDRVMRDRLLSLSRPTVTAPLPSLLELYFWFLSFFS, via the exons ATGGGTTTGGTTCAAACAACTGATAGATATGGGTTTGGGGACAGAAGTATTTGGTTAATCAATGATTCTCCTAGATTCTCAAGCACTGTTAGAAGCATGCTTCGGCTGAAGCAAGATCTTCAACCCTTCCTACACTGCAGTGTCAGGGATGGTAACAGGGCCTTGTTCTGGTACGACAATTGGACGGACCTGGGTCCATTACATCTCCTATTTGGTTCGTCGGGTCCTAGGACTCTAAGGATACCTCTCAACGCTACTGTGGTTCAGGCAGTACGCAGTGGTCATTGGAATCTTCCTCCGGCACGTTCTGAGCTTGCGGTAACACTTCAGATTATCTTGTCTACGTTGTCGGTTCCCTCTGCAGTAAACGGTGGCGATGTTTATTTGTGGAGGATTCAGTCTGGTGGTTTTGGTCCGTCTTTCTCTTCCCGGGTAACTTGGGAAAG GTTCATGACGTCTCCTCCCCTGTCTCTACCAGCACTCGTTGACTTGTGCCAGCAACTCCAGGGCTCTCATACTCCCCGAGCAGTAGCAGTTCTGAAGCTCCTCAATCAAGTCATCATCTACTCCCTTTGGCGAGAGCGTAATGCTCGTATCTTCAAAGGCTCATCTTCGACTCAAGAGGCTTTCTTCAGAGTGGTTGACCGTGTAATGAGAGATAGGCTCCTGTCTTTGTCTCGACCTACTGTCACTGCTCCATTGCCTTCTTTGCTAGAGTTGTATTTTTGGTTCCTTTCCTTTTTCAGTTAA